The following proteins come from a genomic window of Coffea arabica cultivar ET-39 chromosome 11c, Coffea Arabica ET-39 HiFi, whole genome shotgun sequence:
- the LOC113715505 gene encoding serine carboxypeptidase-like 50 — protein MESVIQLHSHNLLKLLLFLTILHHLQHSTTSLDLLPKEALPTNSGYLEVNSTTGSALFYTYYEAQEPATPLCQTPLLIWLQGGPGCSSMLGNFYELGPWLVSSNVSVKPNPGAWNRIFGLLFIDNPIGTGFSITASPQEIPRNQHDVAKHLFIAIKKFIKLDDLFKTRPIYVAGESYAGKYVPALGHYILTKNAMLPVSNRVNLAGVAIGNGITDPATQTTTHALNAYYSGFINDKQKEVLENLQKEAVELVRIGNWTGAADARHIVFKTLLDMTGLSTMYDFRRLVPYQDYLVAEFLTNSEVKKALGAKEDIVFKDCSAVVAEALNEDHMKSVRYMVDYLVQETKVLLYQGQCDMLDNVVSNEAWVKKLKWEKIREFLEAEKKVWRVNETLAGSVQKYENLSHVVVLNAGHLVPADQPLNSQAMIEDWVLDRGLFAN, from the coding sequence ATGGAGTCAGTAATTCAATTGCACAGTCACAACCTCCTCAAACTCCTCCTCTTCCTCACCATCCTCCACCATCTACAACACTCAACCACCTCTCTCGATCTCCTTCCCAAAGAAGCACTGCCGACCAATTCTGGATACCTCGAAGTCAACTCAACAACTGGTTCAGCCCTTTTCTACACATATTACGAGGCACAAGAGCCGGCCACACCCCTCTGTCAAACCCCACTTCTCATCTGGCTCCAAGGTGGGCCTGGATGCTCCTCCATGCTTGGAAACTTCTATGAACTAGGCCCCTGGCTGGTTTCGTCTAATGTTTCAGTTAAGCCTAATCCAGGGGCCTGGAACAGGATATTTGGTCTCCTTTTTATTGATAATCCAATTGGAACTGGATTCAGCATTACCGCTTCGCCTCAAGAAATCCCAAGAAATCAGCATGATGTCGCGAAACATCTTTTCATTGCAATCAAGAAGTTTATTAAGCTAGATGATTTGTTTAAAACGAGGCCAATTTATGTTGCTGGGGAAAGTTATGCTGGAAAATACGTTCCAGCACTTGGCCACTACATATTGACAAAGAATGCTATGTTGCCAGTTTCTAATAGGGTCAATTTAGCCGGTGTAGCTATAGGGAATGGGATAACTGATCCTGCAACACAAACGACCACACATGCTTTGAATGCTTACTATTCTGGATTCATTAATGATAAGCAGAAGGAAGTCTTGGAGAATCTTCAAAAGGAGGCTGTTGAATTGGTACGAATTGGGAACTGGACTGGTGCTGCTGATGCGAGGCATATAGTGTTCAAAACATTGCTAGACATGACTGGCTTGTCAACTATGTATGATTTTAGAAGGTTAGTTCCATATCAAGATTATTTAGTGGCTGAGTTTTTAACAAATTCAGAGGTAAAAAAGGCGTTAGGGGCTAAGGAAGATATTGTGTTCAAAGATTGTAGCGCAGTTGTGGCAGAGGCACTGAATGAAGATCACATGAAGAGTGTGAGGTATATGGTTGACTACTTAGTTCAGGAAACTAAGGTTTTACTGTACCAGGGCCAGTGTGATATGCTGGATAATGTGGTGTCGAATGAGGCTTGGGTGAAGAAACTGAAGTGGGAAAAAATAAGAGAGTTCTTGGAGGCagaaaagaaagtttggagAGTGAATGAGACTTTAGCAGGTTCTGTGCAGAAGTATGAGAATTTGAGTCATGTTGTGGTGTTGAATGCTGGACACCTTGTGCCTGCTGATCAGCCTTTGAATTCTCAAGCAATGATAGAAGACTGGGTTTTGGACAGGGGATTGTTTGCCAATtag